The Candidatus Paceibacterota bacterium genome has a window encoding:
- a CDS encoding DnaJ C-terminal domain-containing protein yields IQVDIELSFKDSIFGTERTINLNKTSACEHCKGNGAEPGTDLRTCATCSGKGQLNETRRSILGSFSTTRICDECHGTGKVPKQKCRECHGYGVQKKQKTLTFTLPPGIETGQMVRLTGQGEAVMGGDPGDLYVKVHVKQDKRFVKQNLNLRTSLDVKLSDALLGAEVGIDTLDGLLQVTIPAGVTFGETLRIKGKGVPYPGNKMGATHNTGQRGDLLIDLNIILPKKLSKAAKKTIEDLRSEGV; encoded by the coding sequence ATATTCAAGTTGATATTGAGCTCTCTTTTAAGGATTCTATTTTTGGAACAGAGCGTACTATCAATCTCAACAAGACAAGCGCCTGTGAACATTGCAAGGGCAATGGAGCCGAACCAGGGACTGATCTAAGAACCTGTGCGACTTGCTCCGGTAAGGGCCAGCTCAATGAAACTCGCCGCTCTATCCTAGGCAGCTTTTCAACTACTCGTATATGTGATGAATGTCATGGTACTGGCAAGGTTCCAAAACAAAAATGCAGAGAATGTCACGGCTACGGTGTCCAGAAAAAACAAAAAACATTGACTTTTACATTGCCGCCAGGTATTGAAACGGGACAGATGGTGCGTTTGACAGGCCAGGGTGAAGCCGTGATGGGTGGTGATCCCGGAGATCTTTACGTAAAGGTGCATGTAAAGCAAGATAAAAGGTTTGTTAAACAAAACCTAAATTTACGCACCTCACTTGATGTAAAACTTTCTGATGCCTTGCTTGGAGCTGAAGTTGGTATAGATACTTTGGATGGATTGCTGCAGGTGACCATACCGGCAGGAGTCACTTTTGGCGAAACTTTGCGAATAAAGGGTAAGGGTGTGCCATATCCTGGAAATAAAATGGGGGCGACACATAATACAGGTCAACGAGGAGACCTTCTGATTGATCTCAATATTATTCTTCCAAAAAAACTTTCCAAAGCCGCTAAAAAAACTATTGAGGATTTACGTTCGGAGGGTGTATAA